One window of Dechloromonas sp. ZY10 genomic DNA carries:
- a CDS encoding sulfotransferase, producing the protein MTSHASIFHFISGLPRSGSTLLSALLRQNPRFHASMTSGLGALVNGVTQMMSPGSEVALTMAGEQRQDILSGLFHSYYQHLQDKPVIFDTNRMWTSRMPLLKALHPKAKVIACVRDIPWVMDSLERRVRENPYHFTRLFGPMNQGTVYSRVEALMGHEALVGRAWSGLKEAFYGDEADALLVVEYEYLSRMPEKVLRLIYDFIGEPWFEGHDFENVEFDAPEFDEALGVSGLHKVRPKVEFQSRRSILPPDLFKKFEGMDFWREMAGSKAFVIAGKREEGR; encoded by the coding sequence ATGACGAGTCACGCATCTATTTTTCACTTCATCTCCGGCCTGCCACGTTCCGGTAGCACGCTTTTATCTGCCCTGCTGCGACAGAATCCTCGATTCCATGCCTCCATGACCAGCGGTCTTGGCGCCTTGGTCAACGGCGTCACCCAAATGATGAGTCCGGGCTCCGAAGTAGCGCTCACCATGGCGGGCGAACAACGGCAAGACATACTGTCCGGCTTGTTCCACAGTTACTACCAACACCTGCAAGACAAGCCCGTTATCTTTGACACCAACCGCATGTGGACATCCCGCATGCCCTTGCTCAAAGCCCTCCACCCCAAGGCCAAGGTCATTGCCTGTGTGCGGGACATTCCTTGGGTCATGGATAGCCTGGAACGCCGGGTGCGGGAAAACCCCTACCACTTCACCCGCCTGTTCGGCCCCATGAATCAGGGCACCGTCTATAGCCGCGTTGAAGCCCTGATGGGCCACGAAGCCCTGGTAGGCCGCGCCTGGAGCGGCCTCAAAGAAGCTTTTTACGGTGACGAAGCCGACGCCCTGCTGGTGGTGGAATACGAATACCTTTCCCGCATGCCGGAAAAAGTGCTCAGACTGATCTACGACTTTATCGGCGAGCCCTGGTTTGAAGGTCACGATTTTGAAAATGTGGAATTCGACGCCCCCGAGTTTGACGAAGCCTTAGGCGTTTCCGGCCTGCACAAGGTGCGCCCCAAGGTGGAGTTTCAATCCCGCCGCAGCATTTTGCCCCCCGACCTGTTCAAGAAGTTTGAAGGCATGGATTTTTGGCGAGAAATGGCGGGTAGCAAAGCATTTGTCATTGCAGGTAAGCGAGAGGAAGGTCGTTGA
- a CDS encoding DUF4214 domain-containing protein has product MQNQNFDDFKVSNVQVAATGPTVSGVAITSATGIQNSTLNAGDVVSATVTMSAATTVNTGGGTPYLDLNIGGTTVQAAYASGSGSTSLVFQYTIQAGQTDANGISIGASGIHTNGGTFKDGSANDATLTFLAVSDNASYKVDTAAPTVSGVTASTANGSYKVGDTVSIQVNFSENVTVIGTPQLTLETGTTDRTINYVSGSGGSSLTFTYTVQAGDNTSDLDFTSTSALALNGGTIKDTAGNNATLTLASPGAANSLGANKAIVIDGIVPTVSGVTSSTANGTYKVGDTVSIQVNFSENVTVIGTPQLTLETGTTDRTINYVSGSGGSSLTFTYTVQAGDTSSDLDFASSSALALNSGTIKDAAGNDATLTLATPGAANSLGNNKALVIDGVVPTVTAVSSSTSNGTYTTGDVIAITVTFSEVVNVTGTPQLTLETGSTDRTIDYASGTGTNTLTFNYTVQNGDTSADLDYVATSSLALNGGTIKDAAGNDATLTLASPGAANSLGNNKAIVISTTKELISATYDASTGVLSVTGANMGTGATVDVSKLSLTGQGGASYTLTTGNVTTSSGTAFSVTLNATDKLNINGLLNKNGTSSVGATTYNLAGAADWISGAAADTTGNGVTVSNVQTPTITSATYDASTGALVVTGTNLVKASGATNDITVSKLKLTGEGGSGAAYLLTTSDVEVTSATSFSVTLNATDKAAVNQILNKNGTSSTGSTTYNLEAADDWNTVIGNTDIADATNAVTVSNVAAPTITSATYNASTGALVVTGTGFLKLTGATNDIVANKFTLTGEGGSTYTLTDTANVEITSGTAFTLTLSATDKAAVNLIVNKDGASSTDNTTYNLAAAEDWTAGADSAVVVADLTGNGVTASNVAVPTITSATYDAATGALVVTGTGFLKKSGATNDIVANKLTISGDSSAYTLTDTANVEITSATSFTVNLSATDKTAVASRINKDGTTSNGSATYNLAAAEGWAAGSAATHADLTLNGITASNAGVSLVSATYDANTGILAVTGANMGTGDTIDVNKLTLAGEGGATHALTTSSVTTSSGTAFSVTLNATDKAAVNQILNQAGTSSTGGTTFNLAGAANWNSTVSAPADLTGNVVTVSNPTTPTITSATYDAAAGTLVVTGTGFLKLNGATNDIVANKFKLTGEASYTLTDTANVEITSGTAFTLTLSATDKAAVNQILNKNGTSSTSNTTYNLEAAEDWAAGAAAAVVVADTTGNGITVSNVAVPTITSATYNASTGALVVTGTGLLQKSGATNDIVANKFTLTGEGGSTYTLTDTANVEITSGTAFTLTLSATDKAAVNQIVNKDGTTSTGGTTFNLAAAEDWVAGADSAVVVADLTGNGVTASNVAAPTLTSATYDEASGVLVVTGTGFLKKSGAANDIVANKLTIKGDSTDYTLTDTANVEITNASSFTVNLSSTDKTQLATRLNKAGTSSTGNVTYNLAGAEDWAAGADAAVNVADLTGNGITVTLTPPSSGGGGGGATTTPSSDGDSIPDSVEDEAPALSGNNGNGGGSGSNPGVKGDGNGDGIADSKQANVTSLQFEKNDQAVSNPNNVKTFVTLEVNDANTTGGSTQSTATLTSVKQQDAPKEKPADLSMPMGLIDFTAKASSTGASDTFKLFVDSTIKANGYWKQNVKKEWVNLASGDYGGKVVTENGKTRFEFKIKDGGEFDNDGKADGVITDPGAIGFRELSSANDSDRDQFPDTLEAANGLKVGTKDNDVFGSSKFFVMQLYRDILFREAEEGGLKYWQNLIDSGARSKTLVASNFLESPEFQAGAGAVARLYFGALNRLPDDAGMDSWMTQVLSGTPVAAIASNFVASSEFTSRFDTQSLESFVDRMYQNVMSRSADANGKAYWVQKLNAGASKGEVVLGFTESPEYKAATAAKVGMTLNYVGLLGRSPEQSGMDFWLAKQAAGTPQIEIIGSFMGTQEYHDRFLP; this is encoded by the coding sequence TTGCAGAACCAAAACTTCGACGACTTCAAAGTCAGTAACGTCCAAGTCGCAGCAACTGGCCCCACTGTCAGCGGCGTTGCCATCACCTCTGCTACCGGCATTCAAAACAGCACCTTGAATGCCGGTGATGTCGTTTCTGCCACGGTGACCATGTCCGCGGCCACGACGGTCAATACCGGCGGCGGCACCCCCTATCTCGACTTGAACATTGGCGGAACAACGGTTCAAGCGGCCTATGCTTCGGGTAGTGGTTCCACATCCTTAGTATTCCAATACACCATTCAGGCAGGCCAAACCGACGCCAACGGCATCAGCATTGGCGCCAGCGGCATCCACACGAACGGTGGAACATTCAAGGATGGTTCCGCCAACGATGCAACCCTCACCTTCTTAGCAGTCAGCGACAACGCCAGCTACAAGGTGGACACTGCTGCGCCCACGGTGAGCGGCGTGACCGCCAGCACCGCCAACGGTTCTTACAAAGTGGGTGATACCGTTTCCATCCAGGTGAACTTTTCCGAGAACGTCACCGTCATCGGTACGCCTCAGCTCACCCTGGAAACCGGCACCACCGACCGCACCATTAACTACGTCAGCGGTAGTGGCGGTAGCAGCCTGACCTTTACCTACACCGTGCAGGCGGGCGATAACACGAGCGATCTGGATTTCACGTCCACTTCCGCCCTGGCCCTGAACGGCGGAACCATTAAGGATACCGCCGGTAATAATGCCACGCTCACCCTGGCCAGCCCCGGCGCGGCTAACTCTTTGGGCGCCAACAAGGCCATTGTGATTGACGGCATCGTCCCCACGGTGAGCGGCGTTACGTCCAGTACCGCCAACGGCACGTATAAGGTGGGCGATACCGTTTCCATTCAGGTGAACTTTTCCGAGAACGTCACCGTCATCGGTACGCCTCAGCTCACCCTGGAAACCGGCACCACCGACCGCACCATTAACTACGTCAGCGGTAGCGGCGGTAGCAGCCTGACCTTTACCTATACCGTGCAGGCAGGTGATACAAGCAGCGATCTGGATTTTGCTTCCTCGTCTGCTTTGGCGCTTAACAGCGGCACGATCAAGGATGCCGCCGGTAACGATGCAACGCTGACCCTGGCAACGCCGGGGGCCGCCAATTCGCTGGGCAACAACAAGGCGCTGGTGATCGACGGTGTCGTGCCGACGGTCACCGCCGTGTCCTCCTCGACCAGTAACGGTACCTATACCACTGGGGATGTGATCGCCATCACCGTCACCTTCAGTGAGGTGGTGAACGTCACCGGCACGCCGCAATTGACGCTGGAAACCGGAAGCACGGACCGGACCATCGACTATGCCAGCGGCACCGGTACCAATACGCTGACCTTCAATTACACGGTCCAGAACGGCGATACCAGCGCCGATCTGGATTACGTGGCAACCAGTTCCCTGGCCTTGAACGGTGGCACGATCAAGGATGCGGCCGGTAACGATGCGACGCTGACCCTGGCTTCACCAGGCGCTGCGAATTCCTTGGGTAACAACAAGGCGATCGTAATTTCGACGACCAAGGAACTCATCTCTGCGACTTACGACGCGAGCACCGGCGTGCTCTCGGTGACCGGCGCCAACATGGGCACCGGGGCCACGGTTGACGTCAGCAAACTGTCGCTGACTGGCCAGGGCGGAGCGAGCTACACGCTGACCACCGGCAACGTTACCACCAGCAGCGGCACGGCCTTCTCGGTCACGCTGAACGCGACCGACAAGCTCAACATCAACGGCCTGCTCAACAAGAACGGCACGAGTTCGGTCGGGGCTACGACCTACAACCTGGCCGGCGCCGCCGACTGGATCAGCGGTGCTGCCGCTGACACCACCGGCAACGGCGTGACCGTCTCGAACGTACAAACCCCGACCATCACCAGCGCTACCTACGACGCCAGTACCGGCGCTCTGGTAGTCACCGGCACCAACCTGGTCAAGGCCTCGGGGGCGACCAACGACATTACCGTCAGCAAGCTCAAGCTGACCGGCGAAGGCGGTAGCGGCGCGGCGTACCTGCTGACCACCAGCGATGTTGAAGTCACCAGCGCCACCAGCTTCAGCGTGACGCTGAACGCGACCGACAAGGCAGCAGTCAACCAGATTCTGAACAAGAACGGCACCAGTTCGACCGGCAGCACCACCTACAACCTGGAAGCAGCGGACGACTGGAATACGGTGATTGGCAACACGGATATTGCCGATGCCACCAACGCGGTCACTGTCAGCAACGTGGCGGCACCGACCATTACCAGCGCCACCTACAACGCCAGCACCGGCGCCTTGGTGGTCACCGGCACCGGCTTCCTCAAGCTCACCGGGGCGACCAACGACATCGTCGCCAACAAATTCACGCTGACCGGCGAAGGCGGCAGCACCTACACGCTGACCGATACCGCCAACGTCGAGATCACCTCGGGCACCGCCTTCACGCTGACGCTGAGCGCCACCGACAAGGCGGCGGTGAACCTGATCGTCAACAAGGACGGGGCGAGTTCGACCGATAACACCACCTATAACCTCGCCGCCGCCGAAGACTGGACGGCGGGCGCGGATAGCGCCGTTGTCGTGGCCGATCTGACCGGTAATGGCGTCACCGCCAGCAACGTCGCGGTGCCGACGATCACCAGTGCCACCTACGATGCGGCGACCGGCGCACTGGTCGTGACCGGCACCGGTTTCCTGAAGAAGAGTGGCGCCACGAACGACATTGTGGCCAACAAGCTGACGATCAGTGGCGACTCGAGCGCCTACACGCTGACCGACACGGCTAACGTCGAAATCACCAGTGCGACCAGTTTCACGGTCAACCTCAGCGCTACCGATAAAACGGCCGTAGCCTCGCGGATCAACAAGGACGGCACGACCTCGAACGGCAGCGCCACCTACAACCTGGCGGCCGCCGAAGGCTGGGCTGCCGGCTCGGCAGCAACCCATGCCGATTTGACCCTCAACGGCATCACCGCCAGCAATGCCGGGGTCTCCCTCGTTTCCGCCACCTACGATGCGAACACCGGCATTCTGGCCGTCACCGGCGCCAACATGGGTACGGGCGACACCATCGACGTCAACAAGCTGACCCTGGCCGGCGAAGGCGGCGCGACCCATGCACTGACCACCAGCAGCGTGACCACCAGCAGCGGCACCGCCTTCTCGGTGACGCTGAACGCGACCGACAAAGCGGCCGTCAACCAGATCCTGAACCAGGCCGGGACCAGCTCGACCGGTGGCACCACCTTCAATCTGGCCGGCGCCGCCAACTGGAACAGCACCGTCAGCGCCCCGGCCGACCTGACCGGCAACGTCGTCACCGTCAGCAACCCGACCACCCCGACCATCACCAGTGCCACCTATGACGCTGCCGCCGGCACCCTGGTCGTGACCGGTACCGGCTTCCTCAAACTCAACGGGGCGACCAACGACATCGTCGCCAACAAGTTCAAGCTGACCGGCGAAGCCAGTTACACGCTGACCGATACGGCCAATGTCGAGATCACCTCGGGTACCGCCTTCACGCTGACCCTGAGCGCCACCGACAAGGCGGCGGTCAACCAGATTCTGAACAAGAACGGCACCAGTTCAACCAGCAACACCACCTACAACCTTGAAGCGGCGGAGGACTGGGCGGCCGGCGCGGCGGCGGCCGTGGTGGTTGCCGACACCACCGGCAACGGCATCACCGTCAGCAACGTGGCCGTCCCGACGATCACCAGCGCCACCTACAACGCCAGCACCGGCGCACTGGTCGTCACCGGCACCGGCTTGCTGCAAAAGAGTGGTGCGACCAACGACATTGTCGCCAACAAATTCACCCTGACCGGCGAAGGCGGCAGCACCTACACGCTGACCGATACCGCCAACGTCGAGATCACCTCGGGCACCGCCTTCACGCTGACCCTGAGCGCCACCGACAAGGCGGCGGTGAACCAGATCGTCAACAAGGACGGAACGACGTCGACCGGTGGCACCACCTTCAACCTGGCCGCCGCAGAAGACTGGGTGGCCGGTGCAGATAGCGCCGTCGTCGTAGCTGACCTCACCGGCAACGGCGTCACCGCCAGCAACGTCGCGGCACCGACGCTGACCAGCGCCACCTACGACGAAGCCAGCGGCGTGCTGGTGGTGACCGGGACCGGTTTCCTCAAGAAAAGCGGGGCGGCCAACGATATCGTCGCCAACAAGCTGACAATCAAAGGCGATTCGACGGACTACACGCTGACCGACACGGCCAATGTCGAGATTACCAATGCAAGCAGTTTTACGGTCAACCTGAGCAGCACCGACAAAACGCAGTTGGCGACCCGGCTGAACAAGGCCGGCACCAGCTCGACCGGCAACGTGACCTACAACCTCGCTGGCGCCGAGGACTGGGCCGCCGGGGCCGATGCGGCGGTCAATGTGGCCGACCTGACCGGTAACGGCATTACCGTGACGCTGACACCGCCGAGCAGCGGCGGCGGTGGCGGGGGAGCCACGACGACACCCAGCAGCGACGGCGACAGCATCCCCGACAGCGTCGAGGACGAAGCTCCAGCCCTGTCCGGCAACAACGGCAACGGCGGTGGCAGCGGCAGCAATCCGGGGGTCAAGGGCGACGGCAACGGCGACGGGATCGCCGACAGCAAGCAGGCCAACGTCACTTCACTGCAATTCGAGAAGAACGACCAGGCGGTGAGCAACCCGAACAACGTCAAGACCTTCGTCACGCTGGAGGTCAACGATGCGAATACCACCGGCGGCAGCACCCAGTCGACGGCGACGCTGACCAGCGTCAAGCAGCAGGATGCGCCCAAAGAGAAGCCGGCCGATCTGAGCATGCCGATGGGGCTGATCGACTTTACCGCCAAGGCCTCAAGCACCGGTGCCAGCGACACCTTCAAGCTGTTTGTTGATAGCACGATCAAGGCCAACGGTTACTGGAAGCAGAACGTCAAGAAAGAATGGGTGAACCTGGCCAGCGGTGACTACGGCGGCAAGGTGGTGACCGAGAACGGCAAGACCCGCTTCGAGTTCAAGATCAAGGACGGTGGCGAATTCGACAACGACGGCAAGGCCGACGGGGTGATTACCGACCCGGGCGCGATCGGTTTCCGCGAACTGAGCAGCGCCAATGACAGCGACCGCGACCAGTTCCCGGATACGCTGGAAGCAGCCAACGGGCTCAAGGTCGGGACCAAGGACAACGACGTCTTCGGCAGCAGCAAGTTCTTCGTGATGCAGCTCTACCGCGACATTCTCTTCCGCGAAGCGGAGGAGGGTGGGCTCAAGTACTGGCAGAACCTGATCGACAGCGGGGCACGCAGCAAGACGCTGGTCGCGTCGAACTTCCTCGAGTCGCCGGAATTCCAGGCCGGTGCCGGAGCGGTGGCACGGCTCTACTTTGGCGCGCTCAACCGCCTGCCGGACGATGCCGGGATGGATAGCTGGATGACGCAGGTGCTGAGCGGCACGCCGGTGGCGGCGATTGCGTCGAACTTCGTGGCGAGCAGCGAATTCACCAGCCGCTTCGACACCCAGAGTCTGGAGAGCTTCGTTGACCGGATGTACCAGAACGTGATGAGCCGCAGCGCCGACGCCAATGGCAAGGCCTACTGGGTGCAGAAGCTGAACGCCGGGGCGAGCAAGGGCGAGGTGGTGCTGGGCTTTACCGAATCGCCGGAGTACAAGGCGGCGACGGCGGCCAAGGTCGGGATGACCTTGAACTACGTGGGTCTGCTCGGGCGCTCGCCGGAGCAGAGCGGGATGGACTTCTGGCTGGCCAAGCAGGCGGCGGGCACGCCGCAGATCGAGATCATCGGCAGCTTCATGGGGACGCAGGAGTACCACGACCGCTTCTTGCCCTGA
- the nfsB gene encoding oxygen-insensitive NAD(P)H nitroreductase: protein MQIAQVAQRRYTTKAFDPSRRISTDDLAAIRTLLRNAASSVNSQPWHFIMASSDAGKGAIADTLKTGYAYNEGKVRNASQVVVFCARKGLDAAHLSAVLAQEEADGRFATPEARATQEKTRMHYVGLHQETLGDVDAWIDRQIYLALGTLLLGAGALQIDACPLEGFDAAAVDAALGLEAKGLRSVVMVALGYRSSEDFNARLPKSRLPESVIFSEI, encoded by the coding sequence ATGCAGATCGCTCAGGTTGCCCAGCGCCGCTATACCACCAAGGCTTTCGATCCCAGCCGCCGGATTTCCACCGACGATCTGGCTGCCATTCGCACGCTGTTGCGCAATGCCGCGTCTTCGGTCAATTCACAGCCCTGGCACTTCATCATGGCCAGCAGCGATGCCGGCAAGGGCGCAATTGCCGATACCCTGAAAACCGGCTACGCCTACAACGAGGGCAAGGTGCGCAATGCCTCGCAGGTCGTTGTCTTTTGTGCTCGCAAGGGGCTCGATGCCGCCCACCTGAGCGCGGTGCTCGCGCAGGAGGAAGCCGATGGCCGCTTTGCCACTCCGGAAGCCAGGGCTACGCAGGAAAAAACGCGCATGCACTATGTCGGGCTGCATCAGGAAACACTGGGCGATGTCGATGCCTGGATCGACCGGCAGATCTATCTGGCGTTGGGGACGTTGCTGCTGGGGGCTGGTGCCTTGCAGATTGATGCCTGCCCGCTGGAAGGGTTTGATGCGGCAGCGGTCGATGCGGCGCTGGGGCTGGAGGCCAAGGGCTTGCGCAGCGTGGTGATGGTTGCGCTGGGTTACCGGAGCAGCGAGGATTTCAATGCCCGCCTGCCGAAATCCCGTCTTCCGGAAAGTGTGATTTTTAGCGAAATCTGA
- a CDS encoding FMN-binding negative transcriptional regulator: MYLPASFQQTDPQRIAALLHEHPLGLLVSHGSRGLQCSPLPFQFVPQSGEQGMLKAHLARANPHWKELDGSDCLVVFQGAQGYVAPEWYPSKAASGRAVPTWNYAAVEVRGRARVVQDLGWLQAQLGELTAEHEGRRACPWSPADAPPDYLAAQLRAIVGLEITITGIDGKWKMSQNRDSADRAGVIAGLRDPADPHAHPVLADLVADSCREA; this comes from the coding sequence ATGTATCTCCCTGCCAGTTTTCAGCAAACCGATCCGCAACGGATTGCCGCCTTGCTTCATGAGCACCCGCTGGGGTTGCTGGTTTCGCACGGCAGTCGGGGGCTGCAGTGTTCGCCCTTACCCTTCCAGTTCGTCCCGCAAAGCGGCGAGCAGGGCATGCTGAAAGCCCATCTGGCACGGGCCAATCCGCACTGGAAGGAGCTCGACGGCAGTGACTGCCTGGTGGTGTTTCAGGGGGCGCAGGGTTATGTTGCCCCGGAGTGGTATCCGAGCAAGGCAGCCAGCGGCCGGGCGGTGCCGACCTGGAACTACGCGGCGGTCGAGGTGCGTGGCCGGGCGAGGGTGGTACAGGATTTGGGTTGGCTGCAGGCGCAGCTGGGCGAGCTGACTGCCGAGCATGAAGGCAGGCGGGCCTGCCCCTGGTCGCCGGCGGATGCGCCACCGGACTATCTGGCGGCACAGTTGCGGGCAATCGTCGGGCTGGAAATCACGATCACCGGCATCGACGGTAAATGGAAAATGAGCCAGAACCGAGATTCGGCGGACCGCGCCGGAGTGATTGCCGGTTTGCGCGATCCGGCTGACCCGCATGCCCATCCGGTACTGGCCGACCTCGTTGCCGACAGCTGCCGCGAGGCTTGA